Genomic window (Cystobacter fuscus DSM 2262):
CGAGCCCGAGGGCGCGTGAGCGAGCTGAAGTGACGACGCCGAGGCTCCATCCCTTCACGCGAAGGAGTCGGCATGGGACCTGGTGCCCTCTCCCTTCGCGTCGATATGAAAAAACAGAGTCCTGGTATTCGCGGATTCTACAAACAGGTGGGCGTTCGGCCGGCGGTGCGCATGGCATTTGCCGTGGTATGCCTGTTCGTATGGGTTGGATAGGGGCTGTGAGATTCTCTCTCTGGAGAAGGCGATGAGCGACGGACGTTCCTGGGAGGGTAACTGGAAGGTTCGCCTGTATGAGCGGGTCCGCGAGCTTGGTTATGAGTCACTCACTGCCTTCGCGGAGGCTCGCCCCGCCGTCCCGTTGTACGTGTTGGCCGAGTCCGCGCTCCAGTCCTCCAGCCACACCCGGAAGGGCTCGGTCCGTGCCCCCGCGAGCCCCAGGGCGCTCCGGCTGAAGCGCTCGAAGGCGTGGAATCGCCCCCCCTGGATGTTCGACGTGTTCAAGACGCAAACGGCAAAAACCCCATCCGCTTCTTACCGCCAGGCTCCTACGAAACTCCGTCAGGCCCGCTCTGGTCGTACCAAGCGGCGGGTTCGATTCCCGCCGCCTCCAATAGAGGTTGCCCGCCGCTCTGATCCGGACCCAATCAGGAGGCGAGGTGCGCACCAAGGGCTACCACGGCCTGGGCGCGCTCGCGGTGGAACCCACCGAGATGGGCGCCCCCGTGGTCAAGCCCCTCGGCTCGGCCGCCGGGCCGGAGTGAGGCCCTGGGTCGAGCGGGCGGGGCAGGGGAGACGATGCAGCCTCAGCGAGCCACGTCGTCCAGCACCTCCGAGAGGGTGCTGGCGTTCAGGGCCCGATCGAACCAGCGGTCCAGGGTCGCCATGTCCATGCACGTGAGAATCCGCTGCCGGGCCTCGTCGCCGACGTGCACTCCTCGCGCGGCGAGAACCCGCAGCACATACTCGGCACGCCCCTTCGCCACGCCCTGCTCGATGAGCTCCTCGCCGTAGCTTCGCATCAGCTCCTCCGCTCGTTGCGCATCCATGACTGAATCTACCACCCGCCTCGCTGCTTCGCGGGCGGCCTTGTCCCCGATATAGAGCAGGTAACGGACCACTACCCCGAGGTGCTCGGCACCCTCGGGGGTGGCATGGACTTCCGCGAACAGTGCCACCCAGTCCGGCATCCGCTCGGCCAGCTCCTCGGTCCGCCCATAGCGCAGGGTCAGCCATGCCAGTCGTACCAACGGCGGGCCAGTACGGGCCAACAGGGCCTCTTCC
Coding sequences:
- a CDS encoding lipocalin-like domain-containing protein; amino-acid sequence: MNTSNIQGGRFHAFERFSRSALGLAGARTEPFRVWLEDWSADSANTYNGTAGRASAKAVSDS